caaaaacaaggacatttcgaagCGACCCCAtgcttttgaacggtggtgtatatAGTTTAATGTTCAGTACGTATGATTTAATTaaacataaataaatacacatttcttaACAACGACATTATGGCTTAATATGCACAACGCAAAGAAAGTAACACACGTACAAAGAAAATTGGTAAAGCTAACCCGAAATTACTTTGGAAATGTAAAACGGAGAAATGTAAATATCGACATTGTTCTTCAAATGAAAAAGGAAAAAAATTATGTCAAACCAAtacattaaatatattttataacatatataaaataaaattaaaaccATAAAAAACGACTTGGATTCTAACAGTCATCGTGTGAAGAAAATGAATAATCTAACACCATATAGGTTGTAGTAATACATGACTTGAGTGCAGCGTTATAGTAGCAGCCAGCATATAGTAAACTACACAGAGGACATCTGCAGCTGAATCAGGTGGCTGTAAACAAGGGTCaactgtaaccccccccccccccccccccacccccttcatTGCAACAGTTCACTCTTTTTGGTGGGAGTGGTGGTCTCTGGCTCCCCTGAGTCAGAGACATTGATGGGGCTATCCCTGGAGAAGACCTCAGTGGACTCCCTCCACACGCAGTCGGCGATGGTCTTGAAGGTGTGGTTGCCGCACTTGGGCCTTACCTTCTGCGAGGCGTTGTTGACGATCTGCCGGCTGTTGGACGTGGCAATCTTGATCTTGAGTGCGGCATCCACGCGGTCCACCACCGTGTATGTGCTGATGCTGCCGTCCTCGAAGCCGATGATGATGTTGAGTGCCCGCTGGGACAGGCAGAGGAAGGTGGGCGTCTTGTAGAGGGAGCATGTTCCGATGCTCTTTCCATCTGCCAGACGCATCACGATCAGGTTGGACACTACACCCGCTTCGTCATCTTCATCGCAGTTCCGGAAGCAGATGTAGACCAGGTAGCGCCCGTCCCTGGACAGCTTCTGCCGCCAGATGATACCGGCGGCGTGAACAAGCCTCAGCTTTCCGCTGTGAAGGTCCAACACGTTAATGTTCTCGTCGCCCTTGGAGACAATACCCAGTTTCCCATTTGGTGAAATCTGGAAGTCTTCCAGGTTTTTGAGGAAGTTAGTAGGCAGCTGGACGCGTCTGCAGACTGACTCGTCCGCCACGCTCCATATAAACACAGTCTCTGTCGATGTAATGAAGACCACGAAGTCAGGGCAGTCGGGAATAAGCTTGAAGTTGACAATGCTAATGCCGTCGTCACAGACAAACTTCTTAGAAATACTGCCTGACCAGAGGCTGACAGCGAGCAGCTTGTTTTTAGTAGTTCCCACTAGGAAGGTGTTTGCGGTGGTGATCAGTGCGTTCTGGAGGGTCACCAGTATGTTGCACACTTTGTGTCCGGTGGCCAGCCTCCAGACTCGGGAGCAGTTTTGTTCGCAGAGGGACACCACAAACTGGTCGTTGTGGGTCATCAGGAGCTGGGATATCTTCTGTCCGTTGATGCGGAAAATGTTTTCGCCAGTGGCCGTGTGCCAGATGTACTGGCTGCACTTGTCATCCGACGTCACCATGAGATCCCCGGAGGAGGTCAGGACACAGTTCTCCACCAAGCCCTCGTGCTTGAAGACAGTCTCGATGAAGCCCGTGCTGAAGTTCCACTTGTGGATGGCTTCGGAGCCATCCATGGTGAACACAAAGTCTTCCCTTCCAGAAAGCTGTAAACTCTGGATCCTCTTACCTGTTTTGTCGATGTTGGACATGGCGGTGATGATGTCAATGTCCCAGACAGATAGCACTCCACTGCTGGCAACAGACAGGAGCAGGTTGTGGTGGGTGGACTTGATGAGTTTAATGATGGCCCCAGAGATCTCAATCAGACTGGCCATGCACTGCCCGCTGTCCCTCCTCCACACAAATATGGACGACGTGTTCTCCATGGAGGCCACGATACTTTGGCCATTTTTGGAGAGGACTGCTGCCACGAAACGCTCAGCGCGCTTGGCCTTGAACTTCTCTGCCATCTTCCACAATTTGGTGTCCAGGACCTCGATGCTCTTGTCTTTGCAGATGAGGATGGAGCGCTGGTCCTCTGACAGCTCAATGCCCACCACCTCGCTCTCGTCCCCCCGGCAGTCGTAATCTTCCATCAGTCTGGGGTTGGTGATCTCTTTGGTGTTCCACACCGACAGGCTCCCCTCATTATCGATCATCACCATCTGGTGAATAGTGTCCAGGACCAAGATGGACTTGACGAATCCCCCGGAAAACTCGGACGTGACCGTGGCTAGTTTGTCCCCGGTGCCCAGATGGAAGATGGACGTGGTGTTGAGATACTGACCACAGAAGGCATACATTCCATCCGGGGAGCATTGGACGCAGGTGACCTCGTACCAGCAGTGGAACTGGTAGAGGGGCCAGCCGTAGAGCAGATCGATCACATTAACGTCTTTACTGGCCTCTAGCCAGGCCAAGGCATGATGGCTGGCCAGTGTGAATCCGTTGATGAAAGCCACCCCTCCCGTGATACCACAGTGCTTAGAGCCCTTGATGTCTACTTCGGACAGCAGGCAGGACTTATGGTTGTCATAAATGAGCAGCGTATTCTTGGTGGTTGCCACGACCAGGTACTTCTCATCGCTTGTTAGTCTGATCCCCAAGACAACCGAGCGGGCCGTGTCTATCTGCCGGAGGAGCTGCCTGCTCTCCACGTCCCATGTGCTGACGGACCCGTCGTCCAGGGCCACGAGGACAATGTTGGGGGCTAGGGTGGGCAGGATCTCCACTATCTGCATGTAGCTGGAGCACAGCGGCAGCCTTTCAGGGCTGTAGGTGACGTccatggaggagtggaggggcaCGATGGAGCAGTACTTGGGGCCGTCCTTGTCGCACTCCAGGAGGAGGTGTCGAAGCTTTGGTAGGGAGGTTACCACGGGGAGGAGCCTCTGCTGCAGCTCTGCAGACAGGGACGCCGGGTTTTTCATCACTTTGACCTTGATGCTGCGCAGCGTGGCGGCCAAGAACTTGAGCTCTTTCTCCTGGGAGTAGCTGTAAGCTACGTCGATGTCGGTCAGCGCCTTCTCAAACTGCCCTATCTTGATCATGGTGTAAAGCCAACTGAAGTTCATGATGACCCCGTACATGAGGTCGTCCGTGCGGCCACTCCGAGTCAGGTGGTAGAGGAGCTCTGTCATCTTCCTGTGGTTGACGAAGAAGATGTCAGGCTCGAGGAGGTTGCACTGGAACACCCAGGGCTGCTCAGGGGTCTGCCTGTCGTAGGAGTACTTCTCGGCGGATGCTTCT
This is a stretch of genomic DNA from Salvelinus alpinus chromosome 11, SLU_Salpinus.1, whole genome shotgun sequence. It encodes these proteins:
- the LOC139534704 gene encoding NACHT and WD repeat domain-containing protein 2; translation: MWPSRVGSRQPCPRESALRRAAISGNVLALPPHHVPTGRSVRVFICANPDDTEAERNALKEHVYPKLRDFCRENYGIEFQVVDLYWGMDPEEWDSPDLQRLRMKLLEDCLQTSAGPCFVGLVGEKYGSIRVPGEVEAPEFEMILDAAVEAGLDTHILEEWYCRDENSVPPAYYLKPKAQMLKNYQNSMESSSAAKLKNDKAWRNVSGEIKGIFRRSVLQLQEKGTMKPPQAKKFLCSALEDELDFALGKQTPAFLKKCVCYIRKISNFDRHAKLPEMAKYMDIVVAEDRVMRNQEAYERLLKVRDEFIPTVVASSNLRVYSSVTHCDMKLGYSQEVESHYVEGLCKQFYEDMVDIIQATVQQNFDTETDPLYDEILQHLSLCKNFSAFYDYKSETLDLVQEYLLPSTGSRMSPLVVYGGPCTGKTLLLAEVAKQAYTWLQTEMGPETDPVVIVRFVGSSEFATNLRTLLQSICEQIAINYRCLIHFLPNKIQEMTELLVNLLGESSFQRPLVIILDALEQLSEADEARKLWWLPAHLPRTVRIVVSTLPNKHGILQKLRCLIHDEGRYVELVQRDRKTCSQTLKQQLLGLKRKVTSGQQIYVNEALAKCTLPMFVNLVYREVVHWRSHKDVDDRSLCSTVHESIEQLFYSVENKLGQRFVFRALGYITMAKAGLTEVELEDILSLDNSVLGDIMVSSNLKNPLRISYDLVARLKEELEGYLVERQVRNVTLMVWANRHLHLIAQKLYLSNEEDVHQMHSLLAEYFLGAWSGGRKKIFHCDNNHFASLNISQHKNPHPQQPSHKEASAEKYSYDRQTPEQPWVFQCNLLEPDIFFVNHRKMTELLYHLTRSGRTDDLMYGVIMNFSWLYTMIKIGQFEKALTDIDVAYSYSQEKELKFLAATLRSIKVKVMKNPASLSAELQQRLLPVVTSLPKLRHLLLECDKDGPKYCSIVPLHSSMDVTYSPERLPLCSSYMQIVEILPTLAPNIVLVALDDGSVSTWDVESRQLLRQIDTARSVVLGIRLTSDEKYLVVATTKNTLLIYDNHKSCLLSEVDIKGSKHCGITGGVAFINGFTLASHHALAWLEASKDVNVIDLLYGWPLYQFHCWYEVTCVQCSPDGMYAFCGQYLNTTSIFHLGTGDKLATVTSEFSGGFVKSILVLDTIHQMVMIDNEGSLSVWNTKEITNPRLMEDYDCRGDESEVVGIELSEDQRSILICKDKSIEVLDTKLWKMAEKFKAKRAERFVAAVLSKNGQSIVASMENTSSIFVWRRDSGQCMASLIEISGAIIKLIKSTHHNLLLSVASSGVLSVWDIDIITAMSNIDKTGKRIQSLQLSGREDFVFTMDGSEAIHKWNFSTGFIETVFKHEGLVENCVLTSSGDLMVTSDDKCSQYIWHTATGENIFRINGQKISQLLMTHNDQFVVSLCEQNCSRVWRLATGHKVCNILVTLQNALITTANTFLVGTTKNKLLAVSLWSGSISKKFVCDDGISIVNFKLIPDCPDFVVFITSTETVFIWSVADESVCRRVQLPTNFLKNLEDFQISPNGKLGIVSKGDENINVLDLHSGKLRLVHAAGIIWRQKLSRDGRYLVYICFRNCDEDDEAGVVSNLIVMRLADGKSIGTCSLYKTPTFLCLSQRALNIIIGFEDGSISTYTVVDRVDAALKIKIATSNSRQIVNNASQKVRPKCGNHTFKTIADCVWRESTEVFSRDSPINVSDSGEPETTTPTKKSELLQ